From the Senegalimassilia faecalis genome, one window contains:
- a CDS encoding dCTP deaminase domain-containing protein — protein MLLGDSDIKKLISDGVLRGAEQGNVGPVSYDLRTHSFYKDNKRLGEITLNPGDSAFVSSIEDIYLPNDIAARVLIKNSRLRQGLTLDAPLYFPGHKTKVFFRITNVSSDSIDLDTGKGIAQIAFEQVDKVQKPYQGAFSDEFDFQGLGDYSNIYKDEIKELEQKKDELKSMERRVYANTLTLMAVFAAIFTLVNINANALSVGSAGMVVINLMVLGGFFSFAGVIGLIVGESSSKVRSGIVLGIGLALVLFGGLLSLLPSACFA, from the coding sequence ATGTTGCTCGGTGATAGTGATATCAAAAAGCTCATAAGCGACGGTGTTTTACGGGGAGCCGAACAAGGAAACGTTGGCCCGGTGTCCTATGATTTGAGGACTCATTCTTTTTATAAGGACAACAAAAGACTAGGCGAGATTACGCTAAATCCCGGGGATTCTGCTTTCGTTTCGAGCATTGAGGATATTTATCTGCCGAACGATATCGCTGCGAGGGTGTTGATTAAGAACTCGAGACTCAGACAGGGTTTGACGCTCGATGCCCCGCTGTATTTTCCGGGTCATAAGACAAAGGTCTTCTTCCGTATAACAAACGTTAGCTCTGATTCGATCGATCTCGACACCGGTAAAGGGATTGCTCAAATAGCTTTTGAGCAAGTGGACAAGGTTCAAAAGCCATATCAGGGTGCGTTTTCAGACGAGTTTGATTTTCAGGGCCTAGGTGACTACTCCAACATTTATAAGGACGAAATCAAGGAGCTCGAGCAAAAGAAAGATGAGCTGAAGTCGATGGAGCGTCGCGTTTATGCTAACACGTTAACGTTGATGGCCGTTTTCGCAGCTATTTTTACGCTCGTCAACATTAACGCTAACGCGCTGAGCGTGGGATCTGCGGGGATGGTGGTAATTAATCTGATGGTTCTTGGCGGGTTCTTCTCCTTTGCCGGTGTTATTGGGCTTATTGTCGGCGAAAGTTCTTCGAAAGTTCGCTCTGGGATTGTTCTTGGGATTGGTTTGGCTCTTGTTCTGTTTGGTGGGTTGCTGTCTCTGCTGCCTTCGGCTTGCTTCGCGTGA